Below is a genomic region from Methanobrevibacter sp..
GTTCATTAATGAAAACTCAAGTGACGACCATGTCGTATCAAGCATTTCAATTGTGCTTCGCCGGGACAAAATCGAAGCTCCTTATTATATGGTATCAAAGATTAAACTCTCTTCATGTATTGACAGGCCGGAAAACGGACTTGTACATGCAATGGATCTTTTGAATCATCACAGAAGATATAATTTGGATGAAGACAAATACAATGAAATCAGGTCGTTGATTGTTGAGGATAGTGGCTCTGATTTGGTGAAAATCACTGAAAACGAAAATCAGCTTAAGATCGTTTTGATGTCCAGAAATGATGAGGAGTTCAATAATATTTTTAATGCCTATGAGGCACTCTTTGATGCGATTGACAATTTAACTGACTAAAAGACTAGTTCAATATAAAACGAAAATTCATTATTGGAGAAATCAGATGGACAAATTAAAGTGTGCTTTAGATGAGCTGAACGCTTCTATTAGGGATTTGGAAAATCAGATAGAAAATGCAAGACTTGAAGCTGAAGGCAATATCGAACCCTTAAAGCATGAGCTAAATCAAATCCGTGAGGATAAGCGCAGATTTGCATCTCACAATGATTTTGAGTCTGTTCAGACCTGCAGAAGACGTGAAGACAATCTCAAATTCAAAATCGAAGCCCATTGGAATCATCACTCAATGCTTAAAGGGGAACTTGTCAAACTGAAAAATGAAAGAACTGATTTGGGAAATAAAATCCAGCTTAAAAAAGACCAGATTAAAAGAAATGAAGAGATTTTAGCTCAAATAAACATTGTCTTAACTAACTATAAAAAGACCCAAAATCTCAAGAAGGCTGCAATTGATTCTAAAATCGACCCTGAACATGTCAGCCAATGGTTTGAATGGGGCAAAAGCAATTTCAACGAAACATATTCATATTTCTACACACAAATACTTGAAATAGATGATTACTTTAAAAACATGGAAGCCTTAAAGCTTAAAGGTCAGATGGACAGTGTCATTGAAGCATATAAAAGGACTAATTCGCTAAAGGAGGCTTCCAGAATCGCAGGTGTCAGTTACGATACAGTTCAGTACTGGCAGGAATGGGGATCAAGAGGCTTTGGTGAGGAAAACACTTATTTTTACCGGAAACTTGAATCATTAAAATAATCTTTTTTACTGTTTGTTAGTAGTTAAATATTTACCCTCAAAATACAAACTATACTTATGGGATTGAAAGATTTTTTCACAAATTCTTCAAATGAAACCTATAGGCATAATATGGATTTGCTGGAGGATTATGATTTGATTAATCCTATGGGTTCTCCAAATAAACTATTTTTAAAATTCCTCAAATCAAAAGGCCTTGAAATCAAAGATGATGAAATAACAACCGATTTGATTGATGAATTTGAAGACTCTATTGATTCCATAAATCTTAAAATGGCTAAAAACCAAAGGGAAAAGGAACTGATTTTTAAAAACAGAGGTGTCTGGGTCAACATCAAAGAAGGTGACGAGTGGAGGGGAAGCGATTTGCTTTTAGACCATGATTCTCTTACAATCAAACTCACCGGTGATAAAATCATTTACCGGGACATAATAGACATTGAAATCGATGAGGGAAGCTGGTCGAAAAAAGCTTTTACAATAATCACTGGAGATGACGAATACTCATTTGAAATCAACGAGGCAAAAGCAATACCGTTAAAGGAAATCATTGAGGATAATGTCTCAAATCAGACTCATGATGAAATCGATGACTTGCTGGAGCTTTATTCACTCTTTGATGAAGGTAAAATTTCATCCGAAGAGCTTGAAGTTAGAAAAGCACTGATTTACAGTGATGATAGGTACTGTACCAACTGCGGTGAAAAATTGGATTTCGATGCAGAGTTCTGCTCAAGCTGCGGCGAAAAGGTTGAGGATTAAATCAAAAATTATATAAACAACCTGCCAACAATAATTATATTACCAAATATTTTTTAGGAGTTGATAACCATGACCAGATTTGTAGTTAACCACTTAAGGAGTGTTGACTGTGATATGTGCTAGCTGTGGAGGTACTATACATGTCAATGAGTCCTGCAAAGATTGTGGCATTGAATTCAAGAGGATGCTAAACGATATAAGCCATGGTGAAATGAAGCGGCTTTTCAAAAGAATCGATGAAAACAACAGCCGAAATATTGATCTTGAAGCTTCGCTGATGGCATGTGAGCTTTTGAATTCTTCCCTGATACTTCCCGCATGCATTGAAAATGATAGATTGGGGATTGTGCAATTGCCGGGAATTAAAAACAGGAAATTCATTGCTGTTGTAACAGATATGGATGAGTTCAATAAGGGTTTTAAGTCACTGACACCTCTTACAAACTCATGGCAGAGACTTCTTGACCTGCTCGATGATGATGTTGAAGGCTTTGTAATCAACCCATTTGGGGAATGCTGCTATTTGGGACGTGACTTTTTAAATCCGTATTTTGAGGTGAACAATGATAACCTGTAATGTTTGCGGACATCTCAACAGTCCCAACAGGGTGACATGTGAGGAATGCGGTTCAGACTTGTCAGACAGTCAGGATTTGGAAATTTATGATGATGATTTAAACTTTGATGAGACTGACGAGTTTGGATATGTCGAAGATGACTTTTTTGAATAGAGGTAATAATATGTGGGAATGTCCAAATTGCGGCGAAATAAACGATGATGATGTAGAGGACTGTGAATTCTGCGGCTGCTCACCGGATGTAAACTACGGTTGGGTAGGCGAAAACTGCTAGAGCCCGATATATTCAACAATGCTTCTGATTTCGTCTTCACTGAGTATTTCCAAAGATTTCTTTTCGCATTCTTTGATTATACTTTCGATTTCGTCATCGAAGTATTGTTGGAGGAATTCATATCCGTGATGGGATGCTACCATTTTCAGGACATGGCTTGAAAGGTAAATGTCGTCTATATAACCGTATGGACCGTAAACCTGCTCGGAGATTATGTCATCAGGTGTTACATAGTATGCTATCGCTCCGCAGATAGGCAATTTGAGGGACCTGTCAACATCACTGTTCAGCAAGTCACATAACAGCTTGAACAGATTTGGTCCGTAATCGATAAATGATTCGTATTCTCCAGTGTAGGTTTCTAAATTTTCAATTAAAGTGTCGTAGAAATCTTTGAAGGTAGCTTCCATTAATCCTCACCTATTATACATTTAAGATTTTCAAACTATTTAAATATGATTTAAACACAATATTAAAACAGAGGTGTAAAGAGTGTCTAATTTTGATTTTTTAAAAGACTTTGATAGCAAGTTATACAAGCTAGGAAACCGTATTGAAAAGCAGGTAAATACTTCTCCTTCCGGTGTAAAAGCAGATGCTACTACATTTCTAGAGCACATCTTAAAGGAATTGCTCAGCCAGGCAGGGTTGAAATACAACTCTAGAAAACCATTCACCGACCAGGTAGATGCAGTATTCAGATCAAATCTGAAGATGTCAAATGCCTACAGAGAACGTATCAAAAGCGCATACAACTACAGAAACAAGATCCATGATGATTTTGATGAGATAGAAAAGCATGAATTTGAAGATGCTGTGCAGCTGCATGAAAAGCTGTTCTACATTGCCCGTAAATTCTACAGGGATTACAATGATGACTATGATGAATATAAGGGAGTGCCGGACTTCAGGCCATTGGAGCTGGATTTTTCAGATGATGAGCTTGAAATGGTCAAAGTAAAAGACTTCAATGAGATAGTTGACGTGAAATTTGACTATTGTATAGTCTGTGGTCAGCCTAACCATTTGAACTATTCGATATACTGTCATAAGTGCTCCCGTAAGCTTGACAATGCAAACAATTTCATTTCCGTCAGAAACGCATTCGGAAAGGATGCAAGGTTTACCAAGGAGGATCTCATTGAGTTCGGCATGCCTGAAGGATATGTAAACCAGTTCATCAACTCGATGGTGAGGGAAAACATGCTTAAGGTTGCAGGAAGATTCATCACCTTCAACAACATGTATATTGATGAATATCTGAATCGTATCGACAACTATATTGCAGTGGGGGAGCTTATCACACGTTTCAAGGAGGATAAGATTTCACCGGCAGATATCAGACAGTCCCGTGAGTACAAGCTTGGGAAAATCAGACATGAACCTTTCTACCAGTTCTATAAGATTGTCAATCGTGAAATCCGCAAAAAATTCGAAAAGGATTTGCTTGCCACTGAAGACATCTGGCAAAGCATAGACTACACAACAATTACAAATAAGGAACTTGAAAGATGGTATAATATAAACCTAGGTTACTATAAAAAAGGTCAGTTTAATGAATCATTCAATGTATTTAATGATTTGCTCATTGAAGACTATTTGAAATTGAAAAGCGAAGGTATAGTGGAAGATGAAATAAGAAAAACTTTAAATGTTTCCGATGAAATCTATGATTTCTGGTGCGATTACAAGCCGGCATTCTTAAATGACCTGAAACAAATCAAGCTTGATTTGATTACACAGGCAATAAATGAAGGCAGGACTCGTGAAGAAATTATAAAGTTCGCAGGAGTCTCATCCAAGGAATATGATGACATCTTCAAGGTTGCTGACCGCAAAGGTGATGAAATATCTGTCCTTAGAAATCAGGAAATAGAATCAAGGAAAAAGGAATTTGTCAAATACCTTCTTAACTTCGATTTGAAAATATCCTGTATGAAGGCAAAAATAACACTCAAGGACTTCTACAGATACTTCGAGCAGGCGGACGTGAACTCAACATTCTATGTAAAGACAACACAGATACTGATGGACAAGTACCTGCTTCAGAGATCTCGTGGAAAAACAAAGGAGCTTGCACTTCAAATCACAGGCATTAAGGAGGAGTATCTGAACCGCTGGCTTTCAAGATCCGCTTACCGTGATTTCAAGGACCGTGACCTGAAAGTAACTGTTGGGTTGATTTTGAAAGGATTCAAGCAACAAAAGACATTGTCCGAGATAGCTCAAATCACAGGAGTCAACGAAAAGACCATAAAATCATATGTCAGACTCGGTGAGAGAGGTTCAGAAATATACCGTCCTTTGTTTGAGTATTATGAAGAAAAAATCATTCCAAAAAGACTGGAGAAGTTTTTATATGGTAATCAAACAAAATCAGTCAAAAGGGCATTGGATTCATCTAAATTAAGTGAAGATGAATTAAACAAATATTATGAATTGGGAAAATCAGGTGATAAAAGATTTGCTGAGTTTTATAATAAGTTTTTTGAAATTAAAAAAGGAACCTATGTCTACCAGAGAGACAGGGGAAAATCTCACAAGATTGCACTTAAGGAATCACATCTCACCAGGCAGGAATATGAGGAGTCTAAAGAGCAGCTGGAAAAATTGAGAATATTAAATAAGTTTCGCATAATTCTTGATACCATTTCAAATAAACAAACAAGCAATGTTGCAGCAAGCAAGGCTGGTTGTAGCGTAGAGGATATCTATGAATGGTATTTTAAAGGAAGAGATGGTGAAGAAGGTTATATTAAATTTTATGAGGCCTTCCATAAGGGTTATGTAAATGCCAGCGTTGTGCCTATGCAGGAAAAAATTGACAATGAAAACGCTAAACTGAACACACTCATTAAAAGCAACAAGGATAAGTTCACCAAAAAGGATGTTGAAATTTGGATAAAGCATGGCCTTTTGAATCCCCGTTTAAATATCGAATCCCACAATGATAAGGACGAAAATGAGGAAGACGATGATTTGAAAAAGATTAATCTGGGCAAGATTAATAAATCAACAAGCAATCGATCCACTCTTGGAAGGGTTATCGACAGGGATTATGATGTTGAAAAGCTTAAAAAAGAAATTCTTAATGAATGATTTATTTTGCTTTTCACTCCAAAAACCGAAAACTATTTATATAAATAAATGACATAAATATTAAGTAACCGTTAAAAAATCAATCGCCTTTATACAAACGCCACTTTATTTAAGGAAATCACCATATGAATAGTGAATTTAAAAAAGATTTAGTCAATGCTAGCGAACTTAAGACTGTCGGAAAAAATAAAGAAGCTTTAACATATTTTGAAAAAGCCTACAACCAGAATCCAGAAGCTTTTACAATCAATCAGAAAATTGATTACGCATGGACAATGTTTCATGTCAAAATCAAAAACTTCAAAAGTGAAGATGAGCTGATTTCATCAGCAGATTTCATAACTGAAATGCTTGTGCAAAAAGATCTAAACACCAACCGCAGCTGTGTTTACACATCATCTGTTTTTAAAGTGTTAAAATACCTTAGAGATCAGCAGGATTACTACGGAATGATTCACTGGCTTGAAAAGTTAAACCCTGATTTGCTGGATGAAAAGACATACAGAAATTACGGTAGGCTTCAGAAATCCAAAAAGGAAAAATATTATGATTGGGCAACTATTGCATATTTGAAGTCAATGGAATTTGAAAAATGCATAGATACATCAAAAAAGGCTCTAAATACCTTCAAGACATTCCTTGATGATGGAGATGCATGGTACAAATGGAGAATTGCAAAATCCCTATTGGAATTGAACCGCCTGGAAGATGCCCTTGCCTACTATCTGGAAGTGATTGAGGTAAAGCATGAATGGTACATGTACAGGGACATTGCAGAAATCTATTACAATTTAAACAAACCATTTGAAGCATTGAAATATCTCTGCCCTGCAGTATTGTCAAAAACACCACTGTCAAATAAAATCAATGTATACTATCTGTGTTATAAGGTTTTCAAATCATTCAATCCTCCAATGGCCATAAAACATGCAGAGCTTTTCTGTCTTGTGAAAACTCAAAATGGTCATGCACTGCCTTATGAAATAGAGCAGCTCGATATTGACACTGCAGGTCTGAACTTTAAGGAATTGACAAGTGAAATCACTGGCCTTTGGATTCAGTACAAATACAAGGACCAAAAGCGAGGGCATGGAACAGTGATCAATTTCATCAATGACAAAAACTTCGGATTTATTAAAACCGATGAGGGTGATGAGATATTTTTCCATAAAAATGAATTTCAGGGAAGTGACATCTATATAGGTCAGCTTGTTTCATTTTACACTGAAAAGAGTTTTGATAATGTGAAAAACAAGCAGTCAGTTAAGGCTGTTAATGTGAGAGGTGAATAGCATGAGTCAGAAAAGAGTAGAGAAATTCAAAACCACACCAATCAGAATGACTTATGATAATGGAATTGCTGTTGGTGAAGGAATGAGCGTAACCGGTGTAAAACAGAAAAAAGGAGCTCACAGACCATTTCTATATAAATATTAGGAGGGATTACATGAGAAAATCATTCATAAAGCATGAAAACTTAAAAAGGTCTTTGGAAGAAATGTACGATAATGAATTGACCGAGGATATGATAGACAGATTTGCCAATGAGTTAAGGCATTCAAATCTCATTCTTGCAGCTGACATCTCAGAAAGTGAAGTCGGCCTTGCAATGGCTGAAATCGATGGCGAAAATTACGGATTTCTCTTCACCGACATGGATGAGTTTCGAAAAACATTCAGTGATGAGGAATGCGGATCCCAATTCTACGATTTTGATGTTTATCAACAAGTTATTGAGGATTTGGGAATTAATGGTTTTATCATTAATCCCAGCACCGTCGGATTTATGCTCAAAAAGGAAATGATACTTGCATTGGATAATCTGCCAGATCATGAATTTTCTTCTGATGATGTATATTCTGCAGGTGAGCTGAAAAATCTCAAGGACTCCATTGACAATAGTGATTTGGAGGATTTCATTAAAGATTCGGGAAATATCGGAAGGTATGATGAGCTGTTTGATAAAATTTCAAGCTCAACCATGCTGACACTGATGATTTCGGTGGAGGATTTGACAGATTATCTTGAAGACGGTGTGATCTGCCTTCAAAAGACAGGTCCTTTGGGATTTCTCTATCTTGATGAGGTGGGAGGTGAGTATGCCACAGTCTACACATCCGAAGATAAAATCAGCAATGTGAAAACTACAATGAACAAGTATTGCCAGATTGTCAATTTCTCCCAGATGACCAGTTTCATTTTGAATGATGATATGGACGGGATTATAATCAATCCGAATTCAGACCATATTCTATTGACACGTGATGTGCTTATGGAGTACTATCCGTTGCTTGAAAAGACTTGCAATGACACCAGATTAAATACTGCAATATTTCACATGTTTTCAATTGGAGGTGAATCATGAGTGAAGTAAAAATTCAGTTAAGCATTCAGGAAATGGTAAAGGATTTTGAAGAATTGAACCGCTATGATGAAAGGTTAGGGGTGCTTTTTGATTTGCAAAAAGCGACAGACAAGCAAATCAGTGATTTCTATCATTACATGTACTTCTTAATCAAGAAATACATTCCAACTTTTGAAAAACATGTAAGCGATGAATTCTATTCAGATTCCTCTACAGAATATGACAGGGCACTGATATTGTATCAGATGCTTTATGAAAATTTTAAGGAAATTTTCTACAATTTGGTTTAGTGATGGTAATGCAAATGATAGGTGACCTAAGGGTCATTTTTATCATTCATTAAATAATCATTAACCATTTTAAAGCTTTCTTTACCTAAAGAGGTTGCGTGGTAAATTCTGCCTTTTTTCGCTTTCTCGTTCATGCATTTGATCAGTTTCTTTTCTTTCAAATCATGCAATGCAAGAGATACTTGCGCAGGTTTTAAGTTGGTTCTTTTGACAATATCGGATGGTATTAGATATTCTGTTACTAGTGCTTCGAGAGTTTTATAGCGAGTTGATGAAATTCTGAGGAATCCAACCAAGTTCCACAATTCATCTTCGTCCGTATTACTTACCATGTTTTATTCATTTATTTGGCATGTAAAAACCTTTTATTTATATTTTTATTTTCATTTACTTTACATTTTATTTTTATTTTATTGGTTTTATTAACAAGATTTTATATAAATAATTCAAATACATATATTATACTATGCAAATAACGAATAGTCATCTAAAAACAATTATTGGTCAGGCAAGTAATTTCCTTTTAAACGGTACTGCATTACCTGAAGACTTGGCATTTAATTTTGTTGAAGAATTGAAGGTGTCAAATTTAATCATTCCGGCTAATGTGCATGATGAGGGTATCAATTTCCCTCAGGTAGTGGGAAATAACGATTTGATTTTACTTCCATTATTCACGGACAATGAGGAATTTTCAAAAAAATACACTGATGAGTTTGAACCTCTTTCCAATGAGCTGGCTTATTATGTCAACATAATAAATGATTTGGATTTTGACGGTATTATTATCAACAGTGAAAGTGATGAGTTTTTCATTGATAAATACCTGTTGAATCAGATTACACCATTTAGCAGAAACAATACCGGAAAATATGATGCCTTAAAGCTAAAGGAAATCGCTGAAAATGTTTCAAATGATTTGCTAAAGGATATTATCCATAAAGGAGAGTATGAAGGGGATGTTTTAGGAATGCTTGGAGATTGCATTCTGCTTAATGTAGTTTCAAGCAATGATGTATGTGAGGATGGAATTTTATACCGTCATACTGCCCGTGACTTTAAGTTCACCACAGTCAAAAAGGGCATAAATGAATACGGAGTCCTGTTTACAGGCATCGACGAAATCAAAAAATCCAGTTATAATCAGGACAATTATTATTTCCAGATTACAAACTATTTTGAAGTATTCAAGTATATTTTGATGAATGATTTGGATGGTGTGATTGTCAATCCTGGTCTTGAGGAATTTTACATTGAAAGGCATGTGCTGATTAGAATATATGAGGATGAAAGATTGGAAAATCCTGATTTGGCAAAT
It encodes:
- a CDS encoding cold shock domain-containing protein, yielding MNSEFKKDLVNASELKTVGKNKEALTYFEKAYNQNPEAFTINQKIDYAWTMFHVKIKNFKSEDELISSADFITEMLVQKDLNTNRSCVYTSSVFKVLKYLRDQQDYYGMIHWLEKLNPDLLDEKTYRNYGRLQKSKKEKYYDWATIAYLKSMEFEKCIDTSKKALNTFKTFLDDGDAWYKWRIAKSLLELNRLEDALAYYLEVIEVKHEWYMYRDIAEIYYNLNKPFEALKYLCPAVLSKTPLSNKINVYYLCYKVFKSFNPPMAIKHAELFCLVKTQNGHALPYEIEQLDIDTAGLNFKELTSEITGLWIQYKYKDQKRGHGTVINFINDKNFGFIKTDEGDEIFFHKNEFQGSDIYIGQLVSFYTEKSFDNVKNKQSVKAVNVRGE
- a CDS encoding SseB family protein yields the protein MRKSFIKHENLKRSLEEMYDNELTEDMIDRFANELRHSNLILAADISESEVGLAMAEIDGENYGFLFTDMDEFRKTFSDEECGSQFYDFDVYQQVIEDLGINGFIINPSTVGFMLKKEMILALDNLPDHEFSSDDVYSAGELKNLKDSIDNSDLEDFIKDSGNIGRYDELFDKISSSTMLTLMISVEDLTDYLEDGVICLQKTGPLGFLYLDEVGGEYATVYTSEDKISNVKTTMNKYCQIVNFSQMTSFILNDDMDGIIINPNSDHILLTRDVLMEYYPLLEKTCNDTRLNTAIFHMFSIGGES
- a CDS encoding MarR family transcriptional regulator, with product MVSNTDEDELWNLVGFLRISSTRYKTLEALVTEYLIPSDIVKRTNLKPAQVSLALHDLKEKKLIKCMNEKAKKGRIYHATSLGKESFKMVNDYLMNDKNDP
- a CDS encoding SseB family protein yields the protein MQITNSHLKTIIGQASNFLLNGTALPEDLAFNFVEELKVSNLIIPANVHDEGINFPQVVGNNDLILLPLFTDNEEFSKKYTDEFEPLSNELAYYVNIINDLDFDGIIINSESDEFFIDKYLLNQITPFSRNNTGKYDALKLKEIAENVSNDLLKDIIHKGEYEGDVLGMLGDCILLNVVSSNDVCEDGILYRHTARDFKFTTVKKGINEYGVLFTGIDEIKKSSYNQDNYYFQITNYFEVFKYILMNDLDGVIVNPGLEEFYIERHVLIRIYEDERLENPDLANSIDYAFRIE
- a CDS encoding DUF1232 domain-containing protein; translation: MEATFKDFYDTLIENLETYTGEYESFIDYGPNLFKLLCDLLNSDVDRSLKLPICGAIAYYVTPDDIISEQVYGPYGYIDDIYLSSHVLKMVASHHGYEFLQQYFDDEIESIIKECEKKSLEILSEDEIRSIVEYIGL